The proteins below are encoded in one region of Petrotoga miotherma DSM 10691:
- a CDS encoding transposase translates to MESICMDMSVPFKAGARKHFPKAKIIFDKFHVLNVLSAQLDKVRARENKGYHEILKRTKYLLLKNPNNLTKKDKVRLDELMEYQHLGTLQAYGSVLEFKKMFDYKKPSYAAKYFKRWYEKVIESNIPEMIKAAKTLLNHIEGILLHIKTNISNGKIEGMNSKLRGFTKRAFGFKTLKNLKITIFIAFVASCTK, encoded by the coding sequence ATAGAGTCCATATGTATGGATATGTCGGTACCTTTCAAAGCTGGAGCAAGAAAACATTTCCCAAAAGCAAAGATAATATTTGACAAATTCCATGTACTTAATGTATTAAGTGCCCAACTTGATAAAGTGAGAGCCAGAGAGAATAAAGGGTACCATGAGATACTCAAAAGGACGAAATACTTGCTATTAAAAAATCCTAACAACCTTACCAAGAAAGATAAAGTTAGACTCGATGAATTGATGGAATATCAACATCTTGGCACACTTCAAGCCTACGGATCGGTACTTGAGTTTAAAAAGATGTTCGATTACAAGAAACCTTCTTATGCAGCTAAGTATTTTAAACGATGGTATGAAAAGGTAATAGAATCAAATATACCCGAAATGATTAAAGCCGCTAAGACTCTCTTAAATCACATAGAAGGTATCTTGTTACACATAAAAACGAATATTTCAAACGGTAAAATAGAAGGTATGAACTCTAAACTTAGAGGATTTACTAAAAGGGCTTTTGGTTTTAAAACATTAAAGAATTTAAAAATCACTATCTTTATTGCCTTTGTTGCTTCTTGTACAAAGTAA
- a CDS encoding radical SAM/SPASM domain-containing protein has protein sequence MLHQSFLIMGGCNLSCSYCYYQVGNLHYSPTRLKPSDVEQWVEKCMHLMKIESITFTGGEPLLRRDFFEFVEIPIRYGIDTRVLTNGTLLTDKHASFFRDNNVEVCVSLDSISSNYHKQHRGGFERTMEGILKLRDHKVRRRYLTSIISKGNFDQIEELINFARRNNFGIRFHPIAVGEDNPLFLGNCSKQEQSLILNSLNSWAKQNNKEYYLGLIYSIMKFGAPPRLSDCPFTRQSIVIDSDGSIYPCYQHKDDKRYRLGNITQTSPEEVEENKRKFFTQVQPASCIKTACLGVF, from the coding sequence ATGCTCCATCAATCTTTTTTAATTATGGGTGGTTGTAATTTAAGTTGCTCCTATTGCTATTACCAGGTAGGTAACCTTCACTATTCTCCCACTCGTTTAAAACCTTCAGATGTTGAACAATGGGTTGAAAAATGCATGCATTTAATGAAAATAGAATCCATTACCTTTACTGGAGGAGAGCCCTTATTAAGGAGAGATTTTTTTGAGTTTGTGGAGATACCTATAAGATACGGAATTGATACCAGAGTTTTGACCAATGGCACATTACTAACTGATAAACATGCAAGTTTCTTTCGTGATAATAATGTTGAGGTTTGTGTGAGTTTAGACAGTATATCTTCTAATTATCACAAACAACATCGTGGTGGATTTGAAAGAACAATGGAAGGGATTTTAAAACTACGCGATCATAAGGTCAGGCGCAGGTATTTGACCTCTATTATTAGTAAAGGTAATTTTGATCAAATTGAAGAACTAATAAATTTTGCAAGGCGGAATAATTTTGGAATCAGGTTTCATCCTATTGCAGTTGGAGAAGATAACCCACTATTTTTAGGTAATTGCTCCAAGCAAGAACAATCTTTAATATTAAACAGCTTAAATTCATGGGCTAAACAAAATAATAAAGAATACTATTTAGGATTAATTTATTCAATTATGAAGTTTGGAGCTCCTCCAAGATTGAGCGATTGCCCTTTCACAAGACAATCTATAGTAATCGATTCGGATGGAAGTATATATCCATGTTATCAACATAAAGATGATAAAAGGTATAGGCTCGGTAACATTACTCAGACAAGTCCTGAAGAGGTTGAAGAAAATAAAAGAAAATTTTTTACTCAGGTTCAACCTGCGTCATGCATAAAAACCGCTTGTCTTGGAGTATTTTAG